In Lachnospiraceae bacterium, one DNA window encodes the following:
- a CDS encoding transposase produces the protein MVKPLRLALEVCIIQAEYGYSDEETALQIQENPYLQYFCGYPGYDDEKLPLIMGKAMKQQYEIFMVMCLLDNVSTRLL, from the coding sequence GTGGTCAAGCCGCTGCGTCTGGCCTTGGAGGTCTGCATCATTCAGGCGGAGTATGGCTATTCTGACGAGGAAACCGCGCTCCAGATCCAGGAAAACCCATATCTTCAATATTTCTGCGGGTATCCTGGCTATGATGACGAAAAGCTGCCCTTGATTATGGGCAAAGCTATGAAACAGCAGTACGAGATCTTTATGGTGATGTGCCTTTTAGACAACGTCAGTACGAGGCTCTTGTAG
- a CDS encoding DUF3841 domain-containing protein: MRKRPDMRVHGRNWGEKGTPVVLLTIEIPDNLVLLSDFDYWHCVLNDGEIIFPIDDSAVYSEEEKRKSWENIFDISCSFEGEVHPHLSTQATMWEIKRKWVKKAEYFVAR; the protein is encoded by the coding sequence ATGCGGAAACGACCGGATATGCGTGTGCATGGACGTAATTGGGGAGAAAAAGGTACACCTGTTGTTTTACTGACGATTGAGATCCCGGACAACCTAGTTTTGCTTTCTGATTTTGATTACTGGCACTGTGTCCTAAACGATGGCGAAATTATTTTTCCTATTGACGATTCAGCGGTATATTCTGAAGAAGAAAAACGGAAAAGCTGGGAAAATATTTTTGATATCAGCTGCTCTTTTGAAGGTGAAGTACATCCCCATCTTAGTACCCAGGCAACCATGTGGGAAATAAAAAGAAAATGGGTGAAAAAAGCTGAATATTTTGTAGCACGATAA
- a CDS encoding phage holin family protein codes for MKQTICSVLGVIGSAIASFFGGWDAGLATLLIFMGLDYISGLIVAGVFKNSPKTDTGSLESKAGWKGLCRKCMTLIFVLVAYRLDLVIGTNYIRDAVIIAFIANETISLVENAGLMGLPLPAVITKAIDILQKKTESEGE; via the coding sequence ATGAAACAGACTATTTGCAGTGTATTAGGTGTGATTGGTTCAGCAATCGCATCTTTTTTTGGTGGTTGGGATGCGGGACTTGCAACCCTTCTGATCTTCATGGGTCTTGATTATATTTCAGGACTGATTGTTGCGGGGGTGTTCAAGAACAGTCCCAAGACAGACACAGGTTCACTTGAAAGTAAGGCGGGGTGGAAAGGTCTTTGCAGAAAGTGCATGACCCTGATTTTTGTACTGGTTGCGTACCGCCTTGATCTTGTCATTGGCACAAATTACATCAGGGATGCAGTAATTATTGCGTTCATTGCCAATGAAACAATCTCCCTTGTGGAAAATGCGGGTCTTATGGGTTTACCACTCCCGGCAGTCATCACCAAGGCTATTGATATTTTACAGAAAAAGACAGAAAGTGAGGGTGAATAA
- a CDS encoding DUF3841 domain-containing protein, translating to MEQTGVLRADKNFIATDWFENSYLWMAEQMKKRIGEPPEGVIFPVWALVPVGRHAETTGYACAWT from the coding sequence ATGGAACAAACCGGAGTGCTCAGGGCAGACAAAAATTTCATTGCGACGGATTGGTTTGAAAATTCTTATCTGTGGATGGCAGAGCAAATGAAAAAGCGTATAGGTGAACCACCAGAAGGCGTTATATTCCCCGTGTGGGCCTTGGTACCAGTGGGAAGGCATGCGGAAACGACCGGATATGCGTGTGCATGGACGTAA
- a CDS encoding DHHW family protein, with amino-acid sequence MNEYKRIKSITNMNRILTVVVPGLSFISLTLASWLLPSRDFSDSERRKLAQRPALSLEGISDGSFMTGFEKYTLDQFPLRNQFRTLKAYTIYHVFGQLDNYDIYIKDGYAAKLEYPLHTDSLEHATDRFEYIYEKYLMDKKMDIYLSIVPDKSYFLAEKYGYLSMDYKELCHIMQNSMDYANYIDITKTLDITDYYKTDTHWRQEKLPETAAVLAESMGASISGNYTECALDVPFYGVYYGQSALPLPPETLYYLSNDALDDCIVTNHEDQTVGGIYNIEKKSGKDPYEIFLSGPCSLITIENPNYKSDRELIIFRDSFGSSIAPLLAEGYAKITLVDIRYLRADLLDRFIEFKNQDVLFLYSTSVLNHSETLT; translated from the coding sequence ATGAACGAATATAAACGTATAAAAAGTATAACGAACATGAACCGCATATTGACTGTGGTTGTACCGGGTCTCAGCTTTATAAGTCTTACATTGGCATCCTGGCTGCTGCCCTCCAGGGATTTTTCCGACAGCGAACGTCGAAAGCTTGCCCAGCGTCCGGCACTTTCCCTGGAGGGCATATCCGACGGAAGCTTTATGACAGGTTTTGAGAAATATACCCTGGATCAATTTCCGCTGCGAAATCAGTTCCGTACGCTGAAAGCTTACACAATCTACCATGTGTTCGGCCAGCTTGATAATTATGATATTTATATAAAGGACGGATATGCCGCAAAACTTGAATACCCATTGCATACGGATTCTCTGGAACATGCAACGGACCGATTTGAATATATCTATGAGAAGTATTTAATGGACAAGAAAATGGATATCTATCTCTCTATTGTACCGGATAAAAGCTATTTTCTTGCTGAGAAATATGGATACCTCTCCATGGACTATAAGGAACTGTGCCATATAATGCAAAATAGCATGGATTATGCTAACTATATTGATATTACAAAAACACTGGATATTACGGATTACTACAAGACGGACACCCACTGGCGTCAGGAGAAGCTTCCAGAGACAGCCGCGGTCCTTGCTGAAAGCATGGGTGCTTCTATCTCTGGAAACTATACAGAATGTGCACTGGATGTACCTTTTTATGGTGTATATTATGGTCAGTCAGCGCTCCCGCTGCCGCCGGAGACACTGTATTATCTGTCCAATGATGCATTAGATGACTGTATCGTAACAAATCATGAAGATCAGACAGTGGGCGGCATCTATAATATAGAAAAGAAATCCGGTAAGGATCCTTATGAAATCTTTCTTTCCGGTCCCTGTTCCCTTATCACCATTGAGAATCCCAACTACAAATCAGACAGGGAACTTATCATCTTTCGTGATTCCTTTGGCAGCAGTATTGCTCCTCTTCTGGCAGAAGGGTATGCAAAGATTACATTGGTTGATATCCGGTATCTGCGAGCGGATTTACTTGACCGTTTTATAGAATTCAAAAATCAGGATGTGCTGTTTCTGTATAGTACATCGGTGCTAAATCACAGTGAGACTTTAACCTAA
- a CDS encoding MATE family efflux transporter, with translation MSQSAKQSTIKDMTTGSPAKLIFGFAIPMLMGLLFQQFYSMVDTIIVGKFLGVDALASVGSTAAINFMINGFVIGVCTGFSIPVAQRFGAQDYKNMRRFVANAGWLASFFAVVMTVIVCLLTRQILVWMQTPDNIIDGAYSYIFFVFAGIPATYLYNTLAGIIRALGDSRTPVYFLILSSLFNIVLDLFFIVQIGTGTAGAAYATVIAQAVSGILCLIYMKKKFDILKMHREETRISTYHLYRLCMMGIPMGLQYSITAIGSVVIQTAINSLGSIAVASVTAGQKIGMFFCCPFDALGGTMATYAGQNAGAGKTDRIRQGVRSATFIGSIYSVLACIVLTLFGGVIPLLFVDASETVVIHQAHQFLTFNSLFYIPLTIVNVWRFTIQGMGYSLLAILAGVCEMIARALVGFALVPIFGYIIICFASPLAWLMADAFLIPAFYYCLRNLLKAQEMLE, from the coding sequence ATGAGTCAATCTGCAAAACAATCTACCATTAAAGATATGACAACTGGAAGCCCAGCTAAATTGATTTTTGGATTCGCCATTCCCATGCTGATGGGGCTTTTGTTTCAGCAATTTTACAGCATGGTTGATACCATTATTGTAGGAAAGTTTCTGGGCGTGGATGCCCTGGCTTCCGTTGGCTCCACAGCTGCCATCAACTTTATGATTAATGGCTTTGTAATCGGTGTATGCACCGGATTCTCCATTCCGGTTGCTCAGCGGTTCGGCGCCCAGGATTATAAGAACATGCGGCGTTTCGTTGCCAATGCCGGATGGCTGGCATCTTTTTTCGCTGTGGTTATGACCGTAATCGTCTGTCTGCTGACCCGTCAGATTCTTGTCTGGATGCAGACACCGGACAATATCATCGACGGTGCCTACAGCTATATCTTCTTTGTGTTTGCCGGTATTCCGGCCACGTATCTGTACAATACCTTAGCCGGTATCATCCGTGCATTGGGAGACTCCAGGACACCTGTTTATTTTCTGATTTTATCCAGTCTCTTTAATATCGTACTGGATCTGTTTTTCATCGTACAGATAGGAACCGGAACAGCCGGTGCTGCTTATGCTACGGTGATTGCACAGGCTGTTTCAGGCATTCTCTGCCTGATTTATATGAAGAAGAAATTCGATATTTTAAAAATGCATCGGGAGGAAACACGAATCAGTACCTACCACCTCTATCGTCTCTGCATGATGGGTATTCCGATGGGACTTCAGTACTCCATCACCGCCATCGGTTCGGTGGTAATCCAGACCGCCATCAACTCTCTCGGTTCCATTGCGGTTGCCTCGGTTACTGCCGGTCAGAAGATCGGTATGTTCTTCTGCTGCCCCTTTGATGCACTGGGAGGCACAATGGCAACCTATGCCGGACAGAATGCCGGTGCCGGGAAAACTGACCGTATCCGCCAGGGAGTTCGTTCTGCAACCTTCATTGGAAGCATCTACTCGGTTCTGGCATGCATTGTCCTGACCCTGTTCGGCGGTGTGATCCCACTGCTCTTTGTAGATGCTTCGGAGACAGTTGTAATTCATCAGGCTCACCAGTTTTTAACCTTTAATTCTCTGTTTTATATTCCGCTTACCATCGTCAATGTATGGCGTTTTACCATTCAGGGAATGGGCTACAGTCTTCTTGCCATTCTCGCCGGTGTCTGCGAGATGATCGCCCGGGCTTTGGTTGGATTTGCACTGGTTCCCATCTTCGGCTATATTATCATATGCTTTGCTTCTCCTCTTGCGTGGCTTATGGCAGACGCCTTTCTGATTCCGGCCTTTTACTATTGCCTGCGGAACCTGTTGAAAGCACAGGAAATGCTTGAATAA
- a CDS encoding DUF1311 domain-containing protein, producing MNKKKKITILVCTLFMVFSLGACGKTKEDATVVTQQESSLQIESMDEETTSEESTTFNNDEEDDIELKATIEIDFTYDYTEDIKADVAYVASNSSSLQEELKNIDTITQKYTLLAESAQTQGEMNVASQWLYVIWDTELNNLWSRFSSLANQDTKEMVLEEQRNWIAMKEEVTLMSLGSQEENGSMYPMLVNSLWEEKTKNRAYFIANELAQIEGESFAMPEASTKYGLFVDNQGTDAVYSSLITQQSWEGEDEAIISVYRLGEIEGSFIDNGNGNLDFTSDDGSIKGTIQINGWNGATFEVTETIGAVPFSVGEKFEFSFAF from the coding sequence ATGAATAAAAAGAAAAAAATAACCATATTGGTATGCACTCTTTTTATGGTGTTTAGTTTAGGGGCTTGTGGAAAAACAAAAGAAGATGCAACTGTCGTAACACAGCAGGAAAGCAGCCTACAGATTGAAAGTATGGATGAGGAGACGACATCAGAAGAATCCACCACTTTTAATAACGATGAAGAAGATGATATAGAGCTAAAAGCTACAATTGAAATAGATTTCACCTATGATTACACAGAAGATATCAAAGCGGATGTTGCCTATGTGGCATCAAATTCATCTTCTCTTCAGGAGGAATTAAAGAATATCGATACAATTACCCAAAAATACACCTTGCTGGCAGAGTCTGCGCAGACTCAAGGAGAGATGAATGTGGCATCTCAATGGCTTTATGTGATTTGGGATACGGAACTGAATAATCTTTGGAGCAGATTCAGTAGCTTGGCAAATCAGGATACTAAAGAAATGGTTCTTGAAGAACAGAGAAACTGGATTGCTATGAAAGAAGAAGTAACATTAATGAGCCTTGGTTCTCAGGAGGAAAATGGCAGTATGTATCCTATGCTTGTAAATTCCCTTTGGGAAGAAAAAACCAAGAACAGGGCTTATTTCATTGCAAATGAGCTGGCACAGATTGAGGGAGAATCTTTTGCCATGCCGGAAGCATCTACAAAGTACGGTTTGTTTGTCGATAACCAGGGAACCGATGCCGTGTACAGTTCACTAATCACTCAACAAAGCTGGGAGGGAGAAGATGAGGCGATCATTTCTGTCTATAGGCTGGGTGAAATAGAAGGAAGTTTTATTGATAATGGAAATGGAAACCTTGATTTCACATCGGATGACGGCAGCATTAAGGGAACTATCCAAATCAACGGATGGAATGGAGCAACTTTTGAAGTCACGGAAACAATAGGAGCAGTTCCATTCTCTGTAGGGGAGAAATTTGAGTTTTCTTTCGCATTTTAG
- a CDS encoding CD1375 family protein: MLFQFIIKILFRKDVEFMAVIYATLIIKGKKTFADVPEKIKDKVKEVLIDLDCPELAE; this comes from the coding sequence ATGTTGTTTCAGTTCATCATAAAAATTTTATTCAGAAAGGATGTGGAATTTATGGCAGTGATCTATGCAACCCTTATCATTAAGGGCAAGAAAACCTTTGCTGATGTACCTGAGAAAATCAAGGACAAAGTGAAGGAAGTTCTGATTGACCTTGATTGCCCTGAATTAGCAGAGTAA